In Scylla paramamosain isolate STU-SP2022 chromosome 1, ASM3559412v1, whole genome shotgun sequence, one DNA window encodes the following:
- the LOC135099801 gene encoding uncharacterized protein LOC135099801 — translation MGHCVQLKGQVDVRIGVGSAVEWLPEYVADLDEPCLLGFDYLTQSKACVNLGRKLVRVRGQEVPLLLEVSCAEVVVAERVHLAPRTEARVRCRLSRAMHRSEGMVEPTENLQLADGVTVGRSLVQAGEELVTVLVANLSGEAQKVPAGAKLGTCEEVEHPEEMSRSAEVAAVRPLPDFLEDLAHRSATNLMEAQTEKVRHTLAQYVDVFSRGDMDLGCTALVKHSINTGSSAPIKSPPRRIAPARQEEMQLTVNKLAAQGVIERSDSPSSSAVVLVKKKDGTQRFCVDYRALNDVTAKDSYPLPCSTRWWRARP, via the coding sequence ATGGGGCACTGTGTGCAGCTCAAGGGCCAAGTGGATGTTCGTATCGGCGTGGGCAGCGCTGTAGAGTGGCTGCCGGAGTACGTCGCCGACTTGGACGAACCATGTCTGCTGGGATTCGACTACCTGACGCAGAGCAAAGCTTGTGTCAACCTTGGACGGAAGCTGGTGAGGGTGCGTGGCCAAGAAGTGCCCTTGCTTCTGGAGGTCAGCTGTGCGGAGGTAGTTGTGGCTGAGAGAGTGCACCTTGCCCCTAGGACAGAGGCCAGAGTCCGGTGTCGACTGTCCAGAGCGATGCATAGATCGGAAGGCATGGTGGAGCCCACAGAAAACCTGCAACTGGCTGACGGCGTGACAGTCGGGCGGAGCCTCGTTCAAGCGGGGGAGGAGTTAGTTACGGTGTTGGTAGCTAACCTCTCCGGTGAGGCTCAGAAGGTGCCTGCTGGAGCCAAGCTGGGCACTTGTGAGGAAGTGGAGCACCCTGAGGAGATGTCGAGGAGCGCAGAGGTGGCTGCTGTGAGGCCGTTGCCCGACTTCCTGGAGGATTTGGCTCACCGGAGTGCCACTAACCTGATGGAGGCACAGACGGAGAAAGTGCGCCACACCCTGGCTCAGTATGTGGACGTCTTTAGCAGGGGTGACATGGACCTGGGCTGCACGGCGTTGGTGAAGCACAGCATCAACACGGGAAGCAGTGCACCCATCAAGAGCCCACCCCGACGTATTGCACCAGCCAGGCAGGAGGAGATGCAGCTCACTGTCAACAAGCTGGCAGCACAGGGGGTGATTGAGCGGTCGGACAGTCCATCGTCATCAGCGGTAGTCCTCGTTAAGAAGAAGGACGGCACGCAGCGCTTCTGTGTGGACTACCGGGCGCTGAATGACGTGACTGCCAAGGACTCTTACCCCCTGCCCTGCTCGACGCGCTGGTGGCGGGCCAGGCCATGA